The DNA window TAGAAAGCTGCAAATGCcatgaatattttgaaaataggTAAGAACAATGTAATGGCCGACAAACTTTTAACTATGgtgaagaggaagaacaacaatgCCATTAACAAATTTCAATTAGATGATAGATTTACCTTGCTGAATCTGGTTTTTCTGTTTATCTCTTGAAAATTTGTGACGCTTTTGATAAAAATGAAAAGATTAACATCCCTTATATTTATTTGCTTTAGAATGTAGATAATTTTATTCCCTATCAAAAGATTAACATCCCTTATATTTATTTGCTTTAGAATGTAGATAGTTTTATTCGGAATATAATAACTTTAGTAGAATTTCTCTAAATATGAGAACATAGTAATTTATGGttaataaaatgatttgaatattcaaagcattcaaaagtaatttgaattagaaAGTTAATGAAACAGTACTTACAACTAGAGATATTAAATTAGCCTTCTAATAAGACTTTAGTTGGGTACTAATGTAATCATGCTAGTAATTAGTTTTTGTATAAAAAAGTGAACAAAAAGTTGATTAATTTAGTTTCATTTTTGAACTAAAGTAGTACTTACAGAATCACGAATCACGAATCTCAGTATTTCAAAAACTTGTCGTGAGTTAAGAAGCTTCCATTTCATATCAATGTCGTTTTCGAAGGCTAGGTACGTTATTGTCTCTCTATTCATTCCcaattttcaacttcaaaacccTAATAAATTCATTCCATGCTTCCTTTCAAGGCGTCTATACTCTCAATTCCATGACAATCTCGTTTCCTCATTCAATTTCATGCTCAATCAGAATCCTACTCCATCCATCATCGAATTTTCCAAGATTTTAGGTTCCCTTGTCAAAGCCAATCATTACTCCACTGTTGTTTCACTTCATCGAATGTTGGAATTCAACACCGGAATTAAGTCTAATTTAGTCACTTTAAACATCTTGATTAATTGCTTTTGTCAATTAGGTTATAACTCTCTTTCATTTTCTGTATTTGCAAACATTCTCAAGAAGGGTTATCAGCCAAGTGTTGTAACTTTGACTACACTCATGAAGGGTCACTGTCTCAAAGGAGAGCTCCATGAAGCATTGTGCTTTCATGACAAGGTGGTAGCACAGGGATTTCATTTGGACCAAGTTTGTTATGGGATATTGATTAATGGGTTATGCAAGGCTGGACAAACAAGAGCCGCCTTGCAATTACTAAGACGAGTTGATGGGAAGTTGGTTCGGCCTGACGCGGTAATGTACACTACAATCATTGATGGTATGTGTAAAGATAAACTCGTTAAGGAGGCTtttgatttatattttgaaaTGCTTGCTAAGAGGATTTATCCTACTGTTGTCACTTATAATACTTTAATTTGCGGCTTATGCGTTATGGGTCAATTGAAAGATGCAATTGGTTTGTTCAATAAGATTATATTGGAAAACATGGACCCTGATGTGTATACCTTTAATATTTTGGTTGATGCGTTTTGTAAGGAAGGAAAGTTGAAAGAAGGTAAGGAAGTGTTAGCTGCGATGATGAAAAAGGGCGTCAAGCATGATGTTTTTACTTTTAACTCTTTAATGGATGGATATTGTTTGGTAAATGATGTATGGAAGGCCAATGATATATTCAACAGTTTGGCCCAAATGGGTGTGAATTCTAATGTTTACAGCTACACTGTCATGATTAATGGATTCTGTAAGATTAAAATGGTTGACGAAGCCATGAATCTCTTTCAAGAAAtgcatcacaaaaatattattcctAATACAATAACCTACAATTCTCTTATTGATGGTTTGTGCAAGATTGGGAGAATATCATATGCTTTAGAGCTTGTCAATGAGATGCAGGATAGATGTCAACCACCTAGTATAGTTACGTACAATTCTATATTGGATGCTTTATGCAAAAATAATCATCTTGACAAGGCAATTGCGTTTTTAACAAAAATTAAAGAGAAGGGTATTCAACTAGATATGGTCTCATATAATATTCTTATTAATGGACTATGCAAAGGTGGAAGACTAGAGGATGCACAAAAAGTTTTTGAAGATCTTTTGGTCAAAGGATACACTCTAGACGTCTATACTTATAACACTATGATAAATGGATTTTGCAACAAGGGCTTGTTTGATGAAGCATTGACCACACTGGCAAAAATGAAAAACAAGGGTTGTATTCCAGATCCTATAACTTACGAAATACTTATTGTTTCtctctttgaagaaaatgaaaatgacAAAGCAGAGAAACTTCTTAGAGAAATGATTACGAGAGGTCTACTGTAATGCCGAATATGTAAGATGCTTTTCTACCTATACATTGTTATTATTTTGAGTTTAtgtttcatttttatttcatcATTTCATTTATGTAGCTGCTTCACCTAATTGGAAAAGGacttttgttattgttgtttcttTTGATAAATGTATTTATACTTCACAGGCCGATAGATTGGTGAGTTCGAAATTGATAAAATTTGGTAGAATATTATACTTGTTGTCTTAGGAGTGTTGTTGGGTTGAGTTTGTAACTAAGGGCCTGTTTCGATCGACTTATTTAAGCTTATCTACTGCCATAAGTTTTGCGAGATTGTTTGAGAGAAATTATGAAAACAGTTTACGACATTTTTCATAAGCTTTTTCCAAGGAGGGGATATCTTCCCTAAGGAGTGTATGCACTAATGAGGAAACATAGGCTTTTGTATAGGATCCCATAGGTTATTTTTTTTCAACAGTTCTTTTGATCCCTTATCCATTAAATGCTGTACACCATTTAATTTTGATATAGGTTTAGAAGCATGTTGAAAATGAGGTTTGTCTGAATAttccattttaatttaaaatttaaaatgtagAAATATCATTTTTTGGATCCTAATAAAAAAGGTGATCTGGTATGGCTTGTTTCAAACGTTGTTTAAGTAATCAAAGGACAATTAACAATTCATCATTCTTTTTTCAGACACCATATTACTATTTATCATTAATGTCACATATGAATGCAACTAGAAAGAATGTTGTTGTATAGAGATAACTGTGTTTGCTGCAAATACAACAAGTGCGTAGTTTGATAGTCATACATAGAAACAAAATGGCTATAATTCCTTTTATAGAAACAAAATTAGGAATGTCAGTCTACTGGAGCAGAACATATTGCTTACCTCAAAAAATTGTTGTCAGAGTTATCATTTCCCCTTAGTTAATTGTTTGATTAAGTCTGACATTTTGCTCTGCAGATCTTCTTGATGCGTATGTTCAAGTTCATTAAGATGGCAAAAAACGTTTCTCTATCATCTGCTTCCTCATTGCTGCTAACCTGCCACATCATGAATGAATTCAAAGAATGAGAgatttcaattttaaaaacttaCTGGTAATGTCACCTTACTTTACATTAGATTTGACATCCTTTACTAATCTTAATTTTCTTAGTTCTCACATCCGGTATACTTAAAGAtgctgaaagaaaaaaaataacaaacaattcGAGGTTGTCACAGATCTTAGCAAAGTTTCTCATCAATACCTTTGATACATACCTTATCATCAGCCACTATCTTTTTCACAAGGGAACTTGATGTTCTAGTTTTTTGTGGTTTAATTCATGGGTTTTCAATGCAAGAAATATTTCAGGCTAATTCATGGGTTTTCATTGCAATTTCATGATTCAATATGTACTTAAGTTGTAAATACTATTTAGAAGTACACTAGTGGCACTAGAGCGCAAGGAAGCATGCAAAATCTGTTTTGCTGCATAATTTCTTGATCAATGATAATAATTGAAATTATTAAGAGGTAGTTTAGTTGAAGAATGGTTTGAAAAACATTGCACACAACATACACAAGCTTGAAACTCCAAAACCTTTGTAAACAACATACACAAGCTTGGAGTTTATTTGAAGCACGCTAAAAATGACTTAGTGTGTTTGTATGGCTAAATTAAAATGCTGCATAATGTGTAACAAAGGTCCCAGTACAGCTTCATAATCTACTTATTACACATCGGAGTGAAATATTGACTATTGGAATATGGTTTAGAATTTAGAACTTGCATGCTTGTAAGAAGCTTGATTAAAATTGCTGATTTTGATGTTTAATTAGATTCTTGGAAGATTTATTTGACACGATTAAAATTTTGCTTAAATGAAGTATGTCTTTTTGATACATGTGGTTTTAAGTCATAAACACAGTGTACATATGCATTCATTGCGCTTAAAATTGAAGTGCATGATAAGCTATTGAGTGTGATATTGAAGGTCGTGGATCGCAAGGGCGCATGGAAGATGCTATTTATCAGTTAACTCCGCATCAGCATCGTGGACAGGTGCTGTTCGCCCATCGAGATTATATTGGCATCAGTATTATGGACATGTGGTGTTTGCCCATCAAGATCATATTGGCATTGTGGCTTGCTTTGGTGGTATAGATATTTCAGTATGGCTATAAAATGATGGATGCATTGCTATGTATGTTTAGAAAAAAAGCAACATATGGTGAGGGGTAAGTGTAGCATAGTAGTAAAAGTGAAATTTAGTGAAAGAAGAATTGTGTATATTAGACTGAGAGTTCTTGGCTTATCTTGAGCCTGACTCATGTTTTATGAATGATTTTGCTTATTCAAAAAAGTAAAGACTAGTTCATCAGGGCAATTTATCATCTTTTCCTTTTAAAATCGCAAGTTAACTAGTATGGCCTAAACTTCCTCAAGTGCTTGTATAAAATGGTGACACTGTGCTAAGGCCTTTCACAAAAAGGGTGACACTATGAGATTGTGTCTGATATGTTATATAGGACCACCAGGCCAAAGAgattataattttctttttttaaatttctagTCAAATGTAGATGTACTTTTCTAATACTTTGCTTCCATGTAATAACAGTTTGACATTTTTCTACTGTCAGAATGCATGTATTTTGCaggaaaactatttttaaaatactCGTTGAGTCATAACATATTCCCATGTATTAAGCTagctgttaagagtcccacattggacaatatatggcctggacatgtccttataagtgggggcaatcctcaccctataagccggttttgtagggttgagttaggcctaaccacacttcttaacatggtatcagagcctcgtttaagatccggtgggccaccttctatggtttccgctatcgggccacccgccatttatttccacgctccagttgtctagtcctgggcgtgagggggtgtgttaagagtcccacattggacaatatatggcctggacatgtccttataagtgagggcaatcctcaccctataagccggttttgtagggttgagttaggcctaaccacacttcttaacactAGCCATGAAAGATATAACTGCAATTAGTCACTATGAAAGATATAACTGCAATTAGTCACTGCAACAAAGTGAAGTAAGCCCGCCGATAAAGAGAACCATAACAAACAACAAAAATGATCAACATTATCATTAAGTCCAAATATTATCTCAGTTTAAAATGTAAGGTTGGACTAGTAGGGTAACAAAGTAGGACCCAAAAATTAATTAACCATAACTGTTTCTGATATATCATGCAACGCCACTTGTTATTAAGCTCAACAAAAATAGTTCTTACGTGTTACTAAAGTACAACCAGAAAAATAAACATTGGATAATGGATAATGCTTCGTGCTGGAATCACTCACATCCATAACAAGAGGTGTACtaatttttccattttatttaaatattatgccTGACGTTAAATAATTAACACCACAATTTTTTAGTTAATACATTTTTTTCCATCAAATTTCTAAGAATACAAATTTATAGTCCTCTACCTATGGACTCTGCTTCATTCCCTCGTCCTTTGATTTCCAACGTCATCACCCACACCTTGCATCGTTCATGCGCTACTCCACATAGCGCAAGATTTGGTCTATGGAAGAACAACGTGAGAAACTTGGCTTTTTATGCTGTTGGATTCTCTAAAGTTGGAAATGAAGACATGTTTGATGAAAGTGATTTGAAGAGAAACGAAAATGGAGCAATCTTAGAAACATTTGCCGGTGAAATAACACGAGAAACTAATGATTTCTTTGTGAGTGAAGCCGAAGGTGATCCAGATTGTCCTTCTAAAGGGTACTCCTCCATCGAGCATGCGCTTAACGCATTACGCGAAGGAAAGGTTGGTTAGAAGTTTGTTATAGACATGATAACGATACTGATACGTATATGTCTCGAAATATATGTAATAACTTGAGAACATTTTTTCTGTTTTCAGTTTGTAGTAGTTGTTGATGATGAAAACAACCATATTGAAGGAAATCTTATAAAGGCTGCATCTCTTATTAGTACCAAGGATGTGGCTTTTATGATTAAACATGGATCAGGAATAATTTCTGTTGGCATGAAAGAAGAAGATCTTCAAAGACTGAATCTTCCTCTTATGTCACCAGagactgaagaagaagattcatcTGCCCCTACTTTTACTATCACAGTGGTAACTAGTATTAAACTATCACATTTTATATTATTGTGTCTATTTTGTAGCTCATTTAATTGTTATTGTAGGATGCAAAATATGGAACTTCCACTGGTGTTTCGGCTGCTGATAGAGCAAAAACGATACGTGTTCTATCGTCTCCGGAGTCTAAATCCGAGGATTTGAGAAAACCAGGTCATGTTTTTCCTCTTAAGTATAGAAATGGCGGAGTTCTTAGAAGAGCTGGTCATACTGAGGCTTCGGTCGACTTAGTTACATTGGCTGGATTGCCTCCATTTTCTGTTCTCACTGCTGTTATTGATGTTGAAGATGGAAATATGGCATCTTTGCCTAATTTGAAAAGCTTAGCATTGGAATATAACTTGCCAATTGTCTCAATAACTGATTTGATAAGGTAAGCAATCTTGGAAACTAGTCCTCGCACGCGGTATCCACTCTAAACCATATCTGGTCACTGGAGAGGATCCGCGTTTATCAGATGAATTGTGCTTAATAAAAATTGATCATAATTAATATGAATACTAATTCGTAATAATTGTTTATGTCAAGGTATCGGAGAAAGCGAGAGAAACTAGTTGAAAGAACTTATGTCTCTGATGTTCCAACAAAATGGGGTCTATTTCAAGCATATTGTTATAGTTCAAAGTTAGATGGAACTGAGCATGTGGCTGTTGTAAAGGTAACAAAGTTCTTCACAAAAATGCTTTGTTGTGAAGTTAAACACAGAACTATATTTTCTCGATTATAGTTTCTTTTTGGTTACATAGGGAAACATAGGAGATGGTCAAGATGTTCTAGTACGAGTACATTCAGAATGTTTAACTGGAGACATATTTGGATCAGCCAGGTGCGACTGTGGTAACCAACTAGATTTGGCAATGGAGTTAATTGAAGAAGCTGAAAGAGGAGTACTAGTTTATCTTAGAGGTCATGAAGGAAGAGGCATTGGGTTAGGCCACAAACTTCAAGCCTATAATTTGCAGGATCAAGGTCGTGATACGGTCCAAGCAAACATAGATTTGGGCTTAGCTGTTGATGCTCGTGAGTATGGAATCGGTGCTCAGGTTAGACTTATCAATCACTTTCACCTTCTATAGTAACGACTCCTTTGAACTAAGGTGTGTCTGACACGTATCAGTGTCCGTGTCATGTATAGTGTCTGTGTCATCAGTACTTCATAGCTTTCGCTTGAAAAATGATTAACTGAATCATAATGAATGTGCAGATTTTGAGGGATATTGGAGTGCGAACTATGAGGTTAATGACCAACAATCCGGCAAAGTTTATTGGTCTTAAAGGATACGGTTTGGCTGTGATAGGGCGTGTTCCTGTGTTAACACCAATCACAGAACAAAATAAGCGGTACTTAGAAACAAAAAGGACCAAAATGGGTCATATTTATGGGTCTGATATATAAGGATCATTACAGGAACTCAATGATTCAATTGTAAATACTCGAAATTCACATGTCTTTGGAACTGCGTTTGGAAGCCATTTCTCGTGTCCAAAAGACATTTTCACCCTGAAAACACATAAGCTACCATACTAAAATTCTACAGAGTCGCAGTTTCGAACACATGCACTGCCGCACATAAATACGAAAGAATAATAAGTTTTCATACTgttaaaaatatattcaaaagaTGAAATTTATTTGTGGAAATTGTATTCAGTTTACTAAATTTATTGCTAGTCAATGGATAACAGTACAATTGTCATAGCTAATGTTTAGGCTGATTTTTATGCACTTTGATTCTCAGGTACAAGAAATGTATGTTCTATATATACCTGTAATCAATCTTTAGTTTTGCTTAAAAGCATATCAATCTGCCTTAGCCATATCTTTCTCTACCACATCTGAAATTCTCATCACTTCTAATGTAAACTCAGTTGTGGCCTTAAACACTCATGTCTCCCTCAAATAAAAGAGCTTTGTTTCACATGTCA is part of the Vicia villosa cultivar HV-30 ecotype Madison, WI linkage group LG2, Vvil1.0, whole genome shotgun sequence genome and encodes:
- the LOC131653879 gene encoding pentatricopeptide repeat-containing protein At1g12300, mitochondrial-like — translated: MSFSKARRLYSQFHDNLVSSFNFMLNQNPTPSIIEFSKILGSLVKANHYSTVVSLHRMLEFNTGIKSNLVTLNILINCFCQLGYNSLSFSVFANILKKGYQPSVVTLTTLMKGHCLKGELHEALCFHDKVVAQGFHLDQVCYGILINGLCKAGQTRAALQLLRRVDGKLVRPDAVMYTTIIDGMCKDKLVKEAFDLYFEMLAKRIYPTVVTYNTLICGLCVMGQLKDAIGLFNKIILENMDPDVYTFNILVDAFCKEGKLKEGKEVLAAMMKKGVKHDVFTFNSLMDGYCLVNDVWKANDIFNSLAQMGVNSNVYSYTVMINGFCKIKMVDEAMNLFQEMHHKNIIPNTITYNSLIDGLCKIGRISYALELVNEMQDRCQPPSIVTYNSILDALCKNNHLDKAIAFLTKIKEKGIQLDMVSYNILINGLCKGGRLEDAQKVFEDLLVKGYTLDVYTYNTMINGFCNKGLFDEALTTLAKMKNKGCIPDPITYEILIVSLFEENENDKAEKLLREMITRGLL
- the LOC131653880 gene encoding monofunctional riboflavin biosynthesis protein RIBA 3, chloroplastic-like, coding for MDSASFPRPLISNVITHTLHRSCATPHSARFGLWKNNVRNLAFYAVGFSKVGNEDMFDESDLKRNENGAILETFAGEITRETNDFFVSEAEGDPDCPSKGYSSIEHALNALREGKFVVVVDDENNHIEGNLIKAASLISTKDVAFMIKHGSGIISVGMKEEDLQRLNLPLMSPETEEEDSSAPTFTITVDAKYGTSTGVSAADRAKTIRVLSSPESKSEDLRKPGHVFPLKYRNGGVLRRAGHTEASVDLVTLAGLPPFSVLTAVIDVEDGNMASLPNLKSLALEYNLPIVSITDLIRYRRKREKLVERTYVSDVPTKWGLFQAYCYSSKLDGTEHVAVVKGNIGDGQDVLVRVHSECLTGDIFGSARCDCGNQLDLAMELIEEAERGVLVYLRGHEGRGIGLGHKLQAYNLQDQGRDTVQANIDLGLAVDAREYGIGAQILRDIGVRTMRLMTNNPAKFIGLKGYGLAVIGRVPVLTPITEQNKRYLETKRTKMGHIYGSDI